The Calditrichota bacterium genome has a segment encoding these proteins:
- a CDS encoding T9SS type A sorting domain-containing protein, with amino-acid sequence MRKILSAFLMALLLLFSSLFAQKSRQTCLPDKMVAPRIIRSLPGSLVLHKPAFHDLFFESFESSTFPPAGWARLSFGNANQQWTHLAAKARTGEYCAAIPYCSNTKTMNEWLITPAIVLGTSVPATLRFWEDADYWPGYGKLHEIKISTTEQTTISAFQSLSLMRPNNHTINGFDGPPVEINLSNFMGDTVYIAFVYSGSDADNWYIDDVMVQEAEDHDLAVQTLKLSSHYEPGAAVAPRVEVKNVGLQSESFSVAFGYYDWHVNPVIIETKQIANLNVSETQSVDFSSFTPDQNSEKIYFTAIDYSADMDSRNDTATVVMNTFSHEIGKVLVEKGTGTWCGYCPGSALAIDQLYRRNSEKLAVLEYHSGDSFATDQTNYRLNYYRVTGFPTAIFNGIRWQVGGTAANGDWQSVFHKQNALFDESLHDSTGIQLALQLTDSNGQFTATATITYLAQTLLKTYRLFFALNESHISYSWKGLDSLQFVAREIYPNSNGINLYDGGTAPTAGTQVTHSVDFTIPPQYVGDNCQLIAFVQEMNSQKIAAVEKVDLNSVTGIAVVKNQMPDEFRLQPNYPNPFNSGTAIRYQIPTLSETQLQIFNSTGQLIRTLVSQKQKPGAHTIYWDGKDDSGNEAATGIYMCRMRAGQFAKTIKLILMK; translated from the coding sequence ATGAGAAAAATTCTTTCGGCGTTTTTGATGGCCTTGTTGTTATTATTTTCATCTTTATTTGCACAGAAATCTCGCCAAACTTGCCTGCCCGACAAGATGGTAGCGCCACGAATTATCCGCTCACTTCCCGGCTCGCTTGTATTGCACAAGCCGGCTTTCCACGACCTATTTTTTGAATCGTTTGAGTCTTCCACTTTCCCGCCAGCGGGCTGGGCGCGTCTATCGTTTGGGAATGCAAATCAGCAATGGACTCATCTTGCTGCAAAAGCCCGAACAGGCGAATACTGCGCTGCAATCCCTTATTGTTCCAACACTAAAACGATGAATGAGTGGCTGATTACGCCGGCGATCGTATTAGGCACTTCTGTGCCTGCAACGTTGAGATTCTGGGAAGACGCGGATTATTGGCCAGGCTATGGTAAGTTACATGAAATCAAAATTTCTACAACAGAGCAGACAACAATCAGCGCGTTCCAATCACTCAGCTTAATGAGACCAAACAATCACACGATTAATGGTTTTGATGGTCCGCCGGTTGAAATCAACCTCTCTAATTTCATGGGGGATACTGTTTACATCGCGTTTGTTTACAGTGGTTCTGATGCAGATAATTGGTATATTGACGATGTCATGGTTCAGGAAGCAGAAGATCACGATCTCGCAGTTCAGACATTGAAATTAAGTTCTCATTATGAACCAGGCGCTGCGGTCGCGCCACGAGTTGAGGTTAAGAATGTCGGGTTGCAGTCGGAATCTTTTTCTGTCGCTTTCGGATATTATGATTGGCATGTAAATCCGGTTATTATCGAGACGAAGCAGATTGCGAATTTGAATGTTAGCGAAACCCAATCAGTTGATTTCTCTTCTTTTACTCCCGACCAAAATAGTGAGAAAATATATTTCACTGCAATAGATTATTCGGCTGACATGGATTCTCGGAATGATACCGCGACAGTAGTAATGAATACTTTTTCTCATGAAATTGGCAAGGTTTTAGTGGAAAAAGGAACCGGAACCTGGTGCGGATATTGTCCCGGATCCGCTTTAGCAATTGATCAATTGTACCGTCGTAATTCGGAAAAACTGGCAGTACTAGAATATCACTCCGGGGATTCTTTTGCGACAGATCAAACCAATTATCGACTCAACTATTACCGTGTCACAGGTTTCCCCACGGCAATTTTCAACGGCATTCGCTGGCAAGTCGGCGGAACCGCTGCAAACGGGGATTGGCAAAGCGTTTTTCATAAGCAAAATGCTTTATTCGACGAAAGTCTCCATGATTCTACGGGCATACAATTAGCTTTGCAACTTACGGACAGTAATGGGCAGTTCACAGCGACAGCAACAATCACCTATCTGGCCCAAACGTTATTAAAAACATATCGCTTGTTTTTTGCTTTGAACGAATCCCATATTTCTTACTCATGGAAGGGTCTGGATTCGTTGCAATTTGTCGCCAGAGAAATTTATCCGAATTCCAACGGAATAAACCTTTATGATGGCGGTACGGCTCCCACAGCAGGGACGCAGGTAACTCATAGCGTGGACTTCACTATTCCGCCGCAGTACGTTGGCGACAATTGCCAGTTGATCGCTTTTGTGCAGGAAATGAATTCCCAAAAAATTGCTGCGGTGGAAAAAGTTGATCTGAATAGCGTTACCGGGATCGCGGTCGTAAAGAATCAGATGCCTGATGAATTTCGTTTGCAACCCAATTACCCGAATCCGTTCAATTCCGGGACAGCAATTCGTTACCAAATTCCCACTTTGAGTGAGACGCAATTACAGATATTTAATTCAACGGGACAACTCATAAGAACATTGGTGAGTCAGAAACAAAAGCCAGGGGCGCATACCATTTATTGGGACGGAAAAGACGATAGCGGCAACGAGGCGGCGACCGGAATTTATATGTGTCGAATGCGGGCTGGTCAATTCGCAAAAACGATTAAGCTTATTTTAATGAAATAA
- a CDS encoding PEGA domain-containing protein, producing MKRVIFLLAILSVSCGVKQPTSVENSQKYGSIFATSGNVSAQIFLDGESTSKMTPDTLFNVEVGPHTVAVRRDGYRAEPDSVVVEVKENQIVQAQFALIALSNTGYVVLKSTPANAPIFVDGNPTGQSTPDTLTLETGSHQIEIRKNGYLTSAHFFTIAPDEWNSINDTLTIEQRILLEGFANVSCTPCVAATNNLHRFNEETHSMPFVIMEYYVNWPSPNDPFYLVSPDQINERVRYYSITGVPALQIDGAAAQDLNDYNEIISQFDQAGSSHNSEYGISIDRRLMESRLLVSVEIFSFSGNFSDEAQKLFVAVIENDIHFDSPPGSNGLKDFSFVFRKFLSSEKGDEIAADTNIANYHYELDWPDWQYERCQVVAFIQNRSTKQIIQTSVN from the coding sequence ATGAAACGCGTAATTTTTTTGCTTGCTATTCTCTCCGTCAGTTGCGGCGTCAAGCAGCCGACGAGCGTGGAAAATTCTCAAAAATACGGTTCAATTTTCGCAACTTCAGGAAATGTCAGCGCGCAAATTTTTTTGGACGGTGAAAGTACAAGCAAAATGACGCCGGATACGCTTTTCAACGTCGAAGTTGGTCCGCACACCGTCGCTGTCCGTCGCGACGGCTATCGCGCTGAACCTGATTCCGTCGTGGTAGAGGTGAAAGAGAATCAAATTGTTCAGGCGCAATTTGCACTAATTGCGCTGAGTAACACCGGCTATGTGGTTCTGAAAAGCACGCCGGCGAACGCGCCCATTTTTGTTGACGGGAATCCGACCGGGCAGTCGACGCCGGACACGCTGACGCTGGAAACTGGCAGTCACCAGATTGAAATTCGGAAAAATGGCTACTTGACATCTGCGCACTTTTTCACCATCGCGCCGGATGAATGGAACTCAATAAATGACACATTAACCATCGAGCAGAGAATTTTGCTCGAAGGCTTTGCCAATGTCTCTTGCACGCCGTGCGTGGCGGCGACAAATAATTTGCATCGCTTTAATGAAGAGACTCATTCCATGCCATTTGTGATCATGGAATATTATGTGAATTGGCCCAGTCCCAATGATCCGTTTTACCTTGTTTCTCCGGATCAAATCAATGAGAGAGTGCGCTACTATTCGATCACCGGAGTGCCGGCGTTGCAAATCGACGGCGCTGCGGCGCAAGACCTCAATGATTACAACGAAATTATTTCCCAGTTCGATCAGGCGGGTTCGAGTCACAATTCAGAGTACGGAATTTCCATTGATCGGAGATTAATGGAAAGCCGTCTCCTTGTCTCCGTGGAAATATTTTCATTTTCCGGGAATTTTTCCGACGAAGCACAAAAGCTGTTCGTTGCCGTTATTGAAAATGACATCCATTTTGATTCTCCGCCGGGAAGCAATGGTTTGAAGGATTTTTCCTTTGTATTCAGAAAATTCCTTTCTTCCGAAAAGGGCGACGAGATTGCGGCCGATACGAACATCGCCAATTATCATTATGAATTGGATTGGCCTGATTGGCAGTACGAGCGTTGTCAGGTTGTCGCGTTTATTCAAAATCGCTCCACAAAACAAATTATTCAAACAAGCGTGAATTAG
- a CDS encoding TlpA family protein disulfide reductase, whose product MKKILFFLLIIPALAYSQDLSHLKLSGVNGKKFVLKKNLKKDGTIVTFWATWCMPCQKELPTLQKLKDKYNNKDFQIIAISQDSPRSLARVKSFVRSHKYDFIFLLDPNSEISSRLMVNSIPFTMLLDAKGKAIYTHQGYKLGDEKELEEKLVEFWKKAAVKN is encoded by the coding sequence ATGAAAAAAATACTTTTCTTTTTGCTGATTATTCCGGCGCTTGCCTATTCGCAAGACCTTTCACATCTGAAATTGTCCGGCGTCAATGGAAAAAAATTTGTTTTGAAGAAAAATTTAAAAAAAGACGGCACAATTGTCACTTTCTGGGCGACGTGGTGTATGCCCTGCCAAAAAGAGCTGCCGACGCTGCAAAAGTTGAAAGACAAGTACAACAACAAAGATTTTCAGATTATTGCCATCTCGCAGGACAGCCCGCGAAGTCTGGCGCGGGTCAAATCTTTTGTTCGATCGCACAAATACGATTTCATTTTTCTCCTCGATCCCAATAGCGAAATAAGCTCGCGGTTAATGGTCAATTCCATTCCTTTCACCATGCTGCTTGACGCCAAAGGCAAGGCAATCTACACGCATCAGGGCTACAAATTGGGCGATGAAAAAGAATTGGAAGAAAAATTGGTTGAATTCTGGAAAAAAGCAGCAGTGAAAAATTGA